Proteins encoded together in one Peribacillus asahii window:
- the jag gene encoding RNA-binding cell elongation regulator Jag/EloR produces the protein MKKITATGQSVEAAVESALAQLNSTRDRVEIEIADEGKRGLFGLFGSRQAIVHVTLLADPIEESLHFLKKVSEEMGVQADIMIQRQGKTITFLLSGEKIALVIGKRGQTLNALQYLTQLVVNRHAKQYLNVVVDAEGYRERRNETLILLATRMADKAVRTGKAVSLEPMPSYERKVIHTALMNDRKIKTTSHGTEPYRYLVITPIQ, from the coding sequence GTGAAAAAGATAACTGCTACAGGACAATCTGTCGAAGCAGCAGTTGAATCAGCTTTAGCTCAGCTTAACAGCACAAGAGATCGCGTTGAAATTGAAATTGCAGATGAAGGCAAGAGAGGGCTATTTGGTTTATTTGGTTCTAGACAAGCTATCGTCCATGTAACGTTGTTAGCGGATCCTATCGAGGAATCTCTTCACTTTTTGAAAAAAGTAAGTGAAGAAATGGGAGTACAAGCTGATATAATGATTCAGCGACAAGGAAAAACAATTACGTTTCTTCTATCCGGAGAAAAAATTGCTTTAGTAATTGGAAAACGAGGTCAAACATTAAATGCTCTTCAATATTTGACTCAACTTGTGGTGAATCGACATGCTAAACAATATTTGAATGTTGTCGTTGATGCAGAAGGTTATCGAGAACGTCGAAACGAAACACTCATTTTGTTAGCAACGAGAATGGCTGATAAAGCAGTTAGAACAGGGAAAGCCGTGTCACTAGAGCCAATGCCTTCATATGAGCGAAAGGTGATTCATACTGCTCTTATGAATGACCGAAAAATTAAAACGACATCTCATGGTACTGAGCCTTATCGCTATTTAGTCATTACACCAATCCAATAA